The Fluviicola sp. genome contains a region encoding:
- the murG gene encoding undecaprenyldiphospho-muramoylpentapeptide beta-N-acetylglucosaminyltransferase → MKELKKIVISGGGTGGHIFPALAIANEIKKRNPDAEILFVGAEGKMEMEKVPAAGYKIVGLPIVGLQRKLTVKNLALPFKLMKSLSQAKNILKDFKPEVVIGVGGYASGPTLKMAQRLGIPTLIQEQNSYPGKTNRLLSKKVKAVCTAYEGLEGVFPPATIRLTGNPVREELNRASISKEEAFNEFPALDPSKRTILVMGGSLGARTLNEGVLHALTDLEAANVQVLWQCGKYYFEDMKKELEIRKKAPVYLTDFIARMDAAYGVADVIVSRAGALSISELCIVGKPTILVPSPNVSEDHQTKNAMALVKNRAAILIKDDVAKEQLISGAIQVLNDDNKMNELRVAIKRMAKPNATADIVDVIENLA, encoded by the coding sequence ATGAAAGAATTGAAGAAAATAGTGATATCGGGCGGTGGAACGGGAGGACATATCTTTCCTGCACTAGCCATTGCAAACGAGATTAAGAAACGCAATCCGGATGCGGAAATCCTTTTCGTGGGAGCGGAAGGAAAAATGGAAATGGAAAAAGTTCCCGCAGCAGGATACAAAATTGTCGGTTTACCGATCGTTGGTTTACAGCGAAAACTGACGGTGAAAAACCTGGCGCTTCCGTTTAAATTGATGAAAAGTTTGTCGCAGGCGAAAAATATTTTAAAAGACTTCAAGCCGGAAGTGGTGATCGGTGTGGGCGGTTATGCCAGCGGCCCGACTTTAAAAATGGCGCAGCGCTTGGGAATTCCCACGCTGATCCAGGAGCAGAATTCCTATCCGGGAAAAACCAATCGTCTTCTTTCCAAAAAAGTGAAGGCGGTTTGTACGGCTTACGAAGGTTTGGAAGGTGTTTTTCCTCCGGCAACGATCCGTTTGACCGGAAACCCGGTTCGCGAAGAGTTGAATCGCGCATCGATCAGTAAAGAAGAAGCATTCAACGAATTTCCGGCATTGGACCCTTCCAAACGGACCATTTTGGTGATGGGGGGAAGTTTGGGCGCGCGGACTCTGAATGAAGGAGTTCTTCACGCACTGACTGATCTGGAAGCAGCAAATGTGCAAGTGTTGTGGCAATGCGGAAAATACTATTTCGAAGACATGAAAAAGGAATTGGAGATTCGGAAGAAAGCTCCGGTTTACCTTACGGATTTCATTGCACGAATGGATGCGGCTTACGGAGTGGCGGATGTGATCGTTTCACGTGCGGGTGCATTGTCCATTTCGGAATTGTGCATCGTAGGAAAACCAACGATTCTGGTTCCGTCTCCGAATGTGTCTGAAGATCATCAGACAAAAAATGCCATGGCATTGGTGAAGAACCGGGCAGCCATCCTGATCAAGGATGATGTGGCAAAAGAACAATTGATTTCAGGAGCAATCCAGGTCCTGAATGACGACAATAAAATGAATGAATTGCGTGTTGCAATCAAACGCATGGCAAAACCGAATGCCACCGCGGATATTGTGGATGTGATTGAAAATCTGGCGTAG
- the murD gene encoding UDP-N-acetylmuramoyl-L-alanine--D-glutamate ligase produces MNIQNKIVVVLGAGESGVGAAILAKVKGAKTFISDFGTIKDSFQAELNEYQLEWEQGAHSMERILEADLVIKSPGIPEKAPVMKAIREKGIKVISEIEFAGYFTTAKKVCITGSNGKTTTTMLIHHMLKKAGLKVGLAGNVGYSFAKQVALEENEIYVLELSSFQLDDMEDFKAEIAILTNITPDHLDRYEYNMQLYVNSKFRILNNQTAADYFIYNADDKTILAEIEKRAIPAKKLPFSLTQEFEEGGYVANKQLIINFNNQFTMSIHELALKGKHNTQNSLASGLAGRILDIRKEIVRESLSDFVNVEHRLEFVAKVCGIEFINDSKATNVNSTWFALESMEQPTVWIVGGVDKGNDYTELLDLVKEKVKAIICLGKDNQKIIDTFSGHVETIVEAGSAMEAVAYGYRLAKKDETVLLSPACASFDLFENYEDRGNQFKEAVRSL; encoded by the coding sequence ATGAACATTCAGAACAAAATAGTAGTTGTTTTGGGTGCCGGCGAAAGTGGAGTCGGTGCTGCAATCCTTGCGAAAGTGAAAGGGGCAAAAACCTTTATTTCCGATTTCGGCACGATCAAGGATTCTTTCCAGGCTGAACTGAATGAGTATCAGCTGGAATGGGAGCAGGGCGCGCATTCGATGGAGCGCATCCTGGAAGCGGATCTGGTGATCAAATCTCCGGGTATTCCGGAAAAAGCACCGGTCATGAAAGCCATTCGGGAGAAAGGGATCAAAGTGATTTCGGAGATCGAATTTGCGGGATACTTTACAACGGCGAAGAAAGTCTGCATCACCGGAAGTAACGGGAAAACGACCACGACTATGCTGATTCACCACATGCTGAAAAAAGCAGGGTTGAAAGTAGGATTAGCCGGAAATGTCGGGTACAGTTTTGCGAAGCAGGTGGCTCTGGAAGAGAATGAGATCTATGTGCTGGAGTTGAGTTCTTTCCAGCTGGACGACATGGAAGATTTCAAGGCGGAAATAGCCATCCTGACGAACATTACGCCGGATCATCTGGACCGTTACGAATACAACATGCAATTGTATGTGAATTCGAAATTCCGCATCCTGAACAACCAGACTGCAGCAGATTATTTCATCTACAATGCAGACGATAAAACAATACTGGCTGAGATAGAGAAACGGGCTATTCCGGCAAAAAAACTTCCTTTCTCATTGACGCAGGAATTTGAAGAAGGAGGATACGTAGCAAACAAACAACTCATCATAAACTTTAACAATCAATTCACTATGTCTATTCATGAACTAGCATTGAAGGGTAAGCACAATACCCAAAACTCCCTGGCTTCCGGGCTAGCGGGTCGAATCCTTGATATTCGCAAGGAGATTGTGCGCGAAAGTCTGTCCGACTTCGTAAATGTGGAACACCGCCTGGAATTTGTTGCCAAAGTATGCGGTATTGAATTTATCAACGATTCCAAAGCTACTAACGTAAACTCAACCTGGTTTGCATTGGAAAGCATGGAGCAGCCAACGGTTTGGATTGTTGGTGGTGTGGATAAAGGAAACGATTACACCGAATTGTTGGATTTGGTGAAAGAGAAAGTAAAAGCGATCATTTGCCTGGGGAAAGACAACCAAAAGATCATCGATACTTTTTCCGGCCATGTGGAAACAATTGTAGAGGCAGGTTCCGCTATGGAAGCAGTTGCTTACGGTTACCGTTTGGCTAAAAAAGACGAAACAGTTTTGTTATCTCCGGCTTGTGCAAGTTTCGATTTGTTCGAGAATTACGAAGACAGAGGAAATCAATTTAAAGAGGCTGTTCGTTCACTTTAA
- a CDS encoding UDP-N-acetylmuramoyl-L-alanyl-D-glutamate--2,6-diaminopimelate ligase yields the protein MKTVSELAKATKVTQWIGPADVEISALVSDSRKAAPGTLFVAVKGTQVDAHDFIPQVVEKGCKVIVAERVVDVPATVTLLIVPDSSLALGELAHAFYDYPSRSLLLVGITGTNGKTTTTTLLHDLYTGLGYKVGLLSTVVNLIGKEVIPATHTTPDQIALNALLADMVAQGCSHCFMEVSSHAVSQNRIAGLEFKGGAFTNITHDHLDYHGTFKEYIAAKKAFFDGLNKEAFALVNADDKNGMVMVQNTKAKISTFALKTHADFKVKVLENSFSGLLLTVNGIELWTRLIGDFNAYNIATVYGISQLLGSDSTEVLTVLSSLEAVDGRFQFTKSTTDITAIVDYAHTPDALENVLKTIENIRTRNEQVITVVGCGGDRDALKRPEMARIACEMSDKVILTSDNPRTEDPAEILRQMEAGVGAHQTMKVLSILDRDQAIKTAVSLAQAKDIILIAGKGHEKYQEINGVKHPFDDFDVVKNYFDKLKK from the coding sequence ATGAAAACAGTCAGTGAATTAGCAAAAGCAACGAAAGTAACTCAGTGGATAGGACCTGCTGATGTGGAGATTTCTGCGCTTGTTTCAGACTCCCGGAAGGCGGCTCCAGGAACGCTTTTCGTTGCTGTGAAAGGTACGCAGGTGGATGCGCACGATTTCATTCCGCAGGTTGTTGAAAAAGGATGTAAGGTAATTGTTGCGGAACGCGTTGTTGACGTTCCTGCAACAGTTACTTTGCTGATTGTCCCGGATTCTTCTCTGGCTTTGGGAGAATTGGCACATGCTTTCTACGATTATCCTTCCCGGTCTTTGCTTTTGGTGGGAATAACGGGAACGAACGGGAAAACGACCACTACAACCTTGTTGCACGATTTGTACACTGGTTTGGGTTATAAAGTAGGTTTGCTTTCTACGGTCGTGAATCTGATCGGGAAAGAAGTAATTCCTGCTACACACACTACTCCGGACCAGATTGCTTTGAATGCCTTGCTGGCTGATATGGTGGCTCAGGGTTGTTCGCATTGTTTCATGGAAGTGAGTTCGCATGCAGTATCTCAAAACCGGATTGCCGGATTGGAATTCAAAGGCGGGGCGTTTACCAATATTACCCACGATCATTTGGATTACCACGGAACCTTCAAAGAGTACATCGCTGCAAAGAAGGCTTTCTTCGATGGGCTGAATAAAGAAGCTTTTGCCCTGGTGAATGCGGATGATAAGAACGGAATGGTGATGGTGCAGAACACCAAAGCAAAGATTTCCACTTTCGCGCTCAAGACCCATGCAGATTTCAAAGTGAAGGTGCTGGAAAACAGTTTCAGCGGATTGTTGCTGACTGTGAACGGAATTGAATTGTGGACGCGCCTGATCGGTGATTTCAACGCATATAATATTGCAACGGTATACGGCATCAGCCAGTTGCTGGGCTCCGATTCTACGGAAGTGTTGACGGTACTAAGCAGCCTGGAGGCAGTTGACGGACGTTTCCAGTTCACGAAAAGTACTACGGATATTACGGCGATTGTGGATTATGCACACACACCGGATGCATTGGAAAATGTATTGAAAACGATCGAGAATATCCGCACCAGAAATGAGCAGGTGATTACGGTTGTCGGTTGCGGAGGCGACCGCGATGCGCTGAAAAGACCCGAAATGGCCCGCATTGCTTGTGAAATGAGTGATAAAGTCATTCTGACTTCGGATAATCCGCGAACAGAAGATCCGGCTGAAATCCTGCGGCAAATGGAAGCGGGTGTGGGAGCGCATCAAACGATGAAAGTGCTTTCCATTTTGGATCGTGACCAGGCGATTAAAACAGCTGTTTCCCTGGCGCAGGCAAAAGATATTATCCTGATCGCAGGAAAAGGACATGAAAAATACCAGGAAATCAACGGCGTAAAACATCCTTTCGATGATTTCGACGTGGTTAAAAATTACTTCGATAAACTCAAAAAATAA
- a CDS encoding penicillin-binding protein, with protein sequence MSDKKDLMWRAYLVYIGFFIALIVVVVKTIMIQSEGSASLFTATKEKIPTRAVKKYPRRGEVLDRNYTPLITSVSFFDIHMDPTVVDQDVFDKEIGALCAGLSKIFPETSARDFENYIRKGRARQRRYITIKLKATNEQRHRVEELPIFNLGRNKGGLIDTDETILRKRPHGEILKRTLGYYQNNGNSKELRVGIEGAYNEILAGEPGEEVEQRISSGWKKTGKMIREPIEGADLITSIDMEIQEVAHSELYRQLKNQGAKSGCVIVMDVKTGFVRAVSNLQMASDGEYYELYNHAIGTKEVPGSTFKLASLMAALEDQKISLDDTVNADGEYQFYNLKLTDSNPYGYGRITIRRAFELSSNVIARVINNAYRREPQVFIDRLRSFGIGDSLGVDLQGEPRPTLYAPGTKQWSGISLPWMSIGYEVQQTPLQTLAFYNAVANNGTLVRPQFVEHIRRGQRIVKSFKPIVLRPKICSDKTLRLMQECLKGVVKRGTGSALKSALFDIAGKTGTAVVQNADGRYGEDGNKTYQASFVGYFPADEPLYSCIVVVAAPSKDIYGATVSGTVFSAIANKVYSNSLNYHKAINEEKKRAEEAPLIKDGNINDLLVVLKRLHLPYQMDAYSEWSRVRGSESHISIVPRKISSTTVPSVTGLTAKDAVYLIERLGMHVYIRGSGKVVKQTIPAGSPAVAGGLMELILE encoded by the coding sequence ATGAGTGATAAAAAAGACTTGATGTGGCGGGCTTACCTGGTTTACATAGGTTTTTTCATTGCCTTGATAGTTGTGGTTGTGAAAACGATCATGATCCAGTCGGAAGGCAGTGCTTCATTGTTTACGGCAACTAAAGAGAAAATCCCGACAAGGGCGGTTAAGAAATACCCGCGTCGCGGAGAAGTATTGGATAGAAATTATACGCCGCTGATTACATCGGTGTCGTTCTTTGACATACACATGGATCCAACTGTTGTGGATCAGGATGTTTTCGATAAGGAAATAGGTGCTTTGTGTGCAGGTTTAAGCAAAATATTCCCGGAAACTTCGGCGCGTGATTTCGAAAATTACATCCGGAAAGGAAGGGCTAGGCAGAGAAGGTATATTACCATTAAGCTGAAAGCAACGAATGAACAAAGACACCGCGTGGAAGAACTCCCGATTTTCAACCTGGGAAGGAATAAAGGTGGTTTGATTGATACCGACGAAACGATTTTGAGAAAACGTCCGCACGGGGAAATCCTGAAGCGGACTTTGGGATATTACCAGAATAACGGGAATTCGAAAGAATTACGTGTAGGAATTGAAGGAGCTTACAACGAAATCCTGGCAGGTGAACCGGGAGAAGAAGTGGAACAGCGTATTTCTTCCGGCTGGAAAAAAACCGGGAAAATGATCCGCGAACCGATCGAGGGGGCTGACCTGATTACTTCCATTGACATGGAAATCCAGGAGGTGGCACATTCGGAATTGTACCGCCAGTTGAAAAATCAGGGCGCGAAAAGCGGTTGTGTGATCGTAATGGATGTAAAAACAGGCTTTGTTCGCGCAGTTTCGAATTTGCAGATGGCTTCGGACGGTGAATACTACGAATTGTACAACCATGCGATCGGTACAAAAGAGGTTCCGGGGTCGACATTCAAACTGGCATCTTTAATGGCTGCTCTGGAAGATCAGAAGATCAGCCTGGATGATACGGTAAATGCTGACGGGGAATACCAGTTCTACAATTTGAAACTGACCGATTCGAATCCTTACGGATATGGAAGAATCACGATCCGCAGGGCTTTTGAATTGTCGTCGAATGTGATAGCGCGTGTCATTAACAATGCCTATCGCAGAGAGCCGCAGGTGTTTATTGACCGTTTGCGTTCGTTTGGGATCGGAGATTCATTGGGAGTTGATTTGCAGGGTGAGCCAAGGCCAACGTTGTACGCGCCGGGAACCAAACAATGGTCGGGAATTTCACTTCCATGGATGTCGATCGGTTACGAGGTGCAGCAAACGCCTTTGCAGACTTTGGCTTTCTACAATGCAGTTGCAAATAACGGGACATTGGTTCGTCCGCAGTTTGTAGAGCACATTCGCCGCGGCCAGCGCATTGTGAAGTCTTTCAAGCCAATTGTTCTTCGCCCGAAAATCTGTTCTGACAAAACGCTTCGTCTGATGCAGGAATGTTTGAAAGGAGTTGTGAAGCGTGGAACGGGTAGTGCCCTGAAATCTGCATTGTTCGACATTGCCGGTAAAACAGGGACTGCGGTAGTGCAGAACGCCGACGGGCGTTACGGGGAAGATGGAAATAAAACCTATCAGGCATCTTTTGTCGGGTATTTCCCGGCAGATGAACCGCTTTACTCCTGTATTGTGGTGGTAGCGGCGCCTTCGAAAGACATTTACGGGGCAACCGTTTCGGGAACAGTGTTCTCTGCTATTGCGAATAAGGTGTATTCGAACTCTTTGAATTACCACAAGGCGATTAACGAAGAGAAAAAGCGTGCGGAAGAAGCGCCTTTGATTAAGGATGGAAATATCAATGACTTGCTGGTCGTTCTGAAACGCTTGCATTTGCCTTATCAAATGGATGCTTACAGCGAGTGGTCGCGGGTACGGGGTTCGGAATCGCATATTTCGATTGTACCACGGAAAATATCTTCTACAACAGTTCCGAGTGTTACGGGATTAACTGCCAAGGATGCGGTTTACCTGATCGAGCGCCTGGGAATGCATGTGTATATACGCGGAAGCGGAAAAGTAGTAAAACAAACGATTCCTGCCGGATCGCCAGCAGTGGCCGGGGGATTAATGGAATTAATATTGGAATGA
- the mraY gene encoding phospho-N-acetylmuramoyl-pentapeptide-transferase, with translation MLTYLFNYLAEMDFPGAGLFHYISFRAAMALITSLIVSIIFGKRLINLLRRQQIGETVRDLGLAGQLEKAGTPTMGGIIILSAILIPTLLFAKLHNVYVFTMLLATVWLGMIGFLDDYIKVFKKNKEGLKGKFKVVGQIGVGIIVGSILYFHPDVQVHKRVAADYQLQAGESFVTHQHSKDVISDTIPSKWIVTRDMTTTIPFVKNNEFNYNWLIGDIDKSYGWALFIPFVIIIVIAVSNGANMTDGLDGLATGTSAIAGIALAVLAYVTSNVHFADYLNVMYVPYAEELVIFIAAFVGACIGFLWYNSYPAQVFMGDTGSLALGGIIAVFAISIRKELLIPVLCGIFLVENLSVIMQVGYFKYTKRRFGEGRRIFRMAPLHHHYQKKGLHEAKIVSRFWIVAILLAVVSIVTLKLR, from the coding sequence ATGTTAACATACCTCTTTAATTATTTAGCAGAAATGGATTTCCCCGGAGCGGGGTTGTTCCATTATATTTCATTCAGAGCTGCAATGGCATTGATCACTTCATTGATCGTGTCCATTATTTTCGGAAAGCGCTTGATTAACCTGCTGCGTCGTCAGCAAATCGGTGAAACGGTGCGCGATTTGGGATTGGCGGGTCAGCTGGAAAAAGCAGGTACGCCGACTATGGGAGGAATTATCATCCTTTCCGCGATCCTGATCCCGACTTTGCTTTTCGCGAAACTGCACAATGTGTACGTTTTCACCATGCTTCTGGCAACTGTTTGGCTGGGAATGATCGGATTCCTGGATGATTACATCAAAGTTTTCAAAAAGAACAAAGAAGGTCTGAAAGGAAAATTCAAAGTAGTCGGTCAGATTGGTGTAGGTATCATTGTCGGATCGATTTTGTATTTCCACCCGGATGTGCAGGTGCACAAACGTGTTGCGGCTGATTACCAATTGCAGGCAGGAGAATCTTTTGTAACGCACCAGCATTCCAAAGATGTGATTTCGGACACGATTCCTTCCAAATGGATCGTAACGCGTGATATGACCACGACCATTCCTTTTGTAAAGAACAACGAGTTCAATTACAACTGGCTGATCGGAGATATCGATAAATCGTATGGCTGGGCTTTGTTCATTCCGTTTGTAATTATCATTGTGATAGCCGTTTCGAACGGGGCAAACATGACCGACGGGCTCGACGGACTTGCAACCGGAACGAGTGCCATTGCGGGAATTGCGCTGGCGGTGCTGGCGTATGTAACATCGAATGTGCACTTCGCGGATTACCTGAATGTGATGTACGTTCCGTATGCGGAGGAGCTTGTAATCTTTATCGCGGCATTCGTGGGAGCGTGTATCGGATTCCTGTGGTACAACAGTTACCCGGCGCAGGTTTTCATGGGAGATACCGGAAGTTTGGCCCTGGGTGGAATCATTGCGGTATTCGCTATTTCCATTCGCAAGGAATTATTGATCCCGGTTTTGTGCGGAATCTTCCTGGTCGAAAATTTATCCGTGATCATGCAGGTGGGGTATTTCAAATACACCAAGCGCAGATTCGGTGAAGGCCGCCGGATTTTCCGCATGGCGCCTTTGCATCACCATTACCAGAAAAAAGGACTGCACGAAGCGAAAATCGTATCCCGTTTCTGGATCGTTGCGATCCTGCTGGCTGTTGTATCCATTGTAACCCTGAAACTGCGTTAA
- a CDS encoding FtsL-like putative cell division protein encodes MENEYREREENPMDAVRGKSSRTTYSTEIPNENPGKKSSKKTASAKAGPKPKAAAASNVKPKRQNLLIQVLNGEILTRDFVLNNLTFIFFILLLLMLMVAKGYYGKQLQKDITDLQADVDAQTAEYIENKARLEESTSRYRLVQALEKRGLKETVNPVKVIRLKRKE; translated from the coding sequence ATGGAAAATGAGTACAGAGAACGGGAGGAAAATCCAATGGATGCTGTACGGGGTAAATCGTCCCGCACAACTTACTCCACGGAAATTCCGAATGAAAATCCGGGAAAGAAAAGCTCGAAAAAGACCGCTTCCGCGAAAGCCGGTCCGAAACCGAAAGCTGCTGCTGCAAGCAATGTGAAACCAAAACGTCAGAACCTGTTGATCCAGGTGTTGAACGGGGAGATTTTGACCAGGGATTTTGTTTTGAACAACCTGACTTTCATTTTCTTCATTCTGTTGCTGTTGATGCTGATGGTTGCAAAAGGATATTACGGGAAGCAGTTGCAGAAAGATATTACTGATTTGCAGGCGGATGTAGATGCACAAACTGCTGAATATATTGAGAACAAAGCGCGATTGGAAGAATCGACTTCCCGTTACCGCCTGGTTCAGGCATTGGAAAAACGAGGGTTGAAGGAAACGGTTAACCCGGTAAAAGTAATACGATTAAAGCGAAAAGAATGA
- a CDS encoding FtsW/RodA/SpoVE family cell cycle protein, whose translation MVQFLRKHFKGDLVIWVITLILLGFSLVSVYSFVPILVKIEGGTPFKYLFKHFIYILLAVLAMYWVHKRDPMYISKMSKIIYYGSIALLIFTLFFGTKVNEAGRWVKIPFVGLTFQSSDFAKLALLIYVSRMLVKKKDEMNDWKKGFLPVMAPIVIICGLIVKDNFSTAAILFMISFTLLFLGRVPFSKLFSVIFAGILLFVMAVGLHKALPELNILPRYDTWMNRISNRYENSGDIDQAGNLQANNAEQAIYLGGFFGQGIGKGKVKEFIPEAYADFFYASFVEEFGSFFAIILVLFYLILLYRIMRIALRAENLFETYVCLGIGILLLSQAAVNMMVCTGIFPVTGQNMPFLAMGGSAMIMACVGIGIVQGVAQKQEEKNSVESEPVFA comes from the coding sequence ATGGTACAGTTTCTAAGAAAGCATTTTAAAGGAGACTTGGTAATCTGGGTAATTACACTCATTTTGCTTGGCTTCTCATTGGTTTCTGTGTACAGTTTTGTCCCGATCCTTGTGAAGATCGAGGGTGGAACGCCATTTAAATACTTATTCAAGCATTTTATATACATTTTGTTGGCTGTTTTGGCCATGTACTGGGTGCATAAGCGCGACCCGATGTACATTTCCAAAATGTCTAAGATTATTTATTACGGCTCGATTGCCTTATTGATTTTCACGCTTTTCTTCGGTACGAAAGTAAACGAGGCGGGTCGATGGGTGAAGATCCCTTTTGTGGGGTTGACCTTCCAGTCTTCCGATTTTGCCAAGCTCGCTTTATTGATTTATGTTTCACGCATGCTGGTGAAGAAAAAGGACGAAATGAACGATTGGAAAAAAGGCTTTTTACCGGTAATGGCACCGATAGTTATTATTTGTGGGTTGATTGTTAAGGATAACTTTTCAACGGCTGCCATTCTGTTTATGATCAGCTTTACCTTGCTTTTCCTCGGAAGAGTTCCTTTTTCGAAATTGTTTTCGGTCATTTTTGCCGGAATCCTGTTGTTCGTCATGGCAGTTGGTTTGCACAAAGCCTTGCCGGAATTGAATATTCTTCCGCGATACGATACGTGGATGAACCGGATCTCAAACCGGTATGAAAACAGCGGGGACATTGATCAGGCAGGAAACTTGCAGGCGAATAACGCTGAACAGGCGATTTACCTAGGTGGTTTCTTCGGTCAGGGAATCGGGAAAGGAAAAGTAAAAGAGTTCATCCCGGAAGCTTATGCAGATTTTTTCTATGCATCGTTTGTGGAGGAATTCGGATCGTTTTTCGCCATCATACTCGTGTTGTTTTACCTCATTTTGCTCTATCGCATCATGCGGATAGCACTCCGGGCCGAAAACCTGTTTGAAACCTACGTCTGTTTAGGAATCGGGATTTTATTGCTTTCCCAGGCGGCTGTAAATATGATGGTGTGCACGGGAATTTTCCCGGTTACGGGTCAAAACATGCCATTCCTGGCAATGGGAGGATCTGCGATGATCATGGCTTGTGTGGGAATCGGGATTGTGCAGGGAGTTGCCCAGAAACAAGAAGAGAAAAATAGTGTGGAATCTGAACCTGTTTTTGCATGA
- the murC gene encoding UDP-N-acetylmuramate--L-alanine ligase, translated as MKLDNIKRFYFIGIGGIGMSALARYFKAKGFDVAGYDKTPSPLTDELQAEGIAIHFEDLGENIPAEYQNTDSTLVVYTPAIPKNMGELVYVQKNHPVLKRSEVLGLITQTSKGLGVAGTHGKTTTSTMLAYVLSQSHLKCSAFLGGISSNFNSNVLVNASADYSVIEADEFDRSFLRLKPYASIITAMDPDHLDIYGTTESFIEGFQEYADKHKENQLLIYKYGLPLKQTGFQGISYGIDQPDAQVYGTGLHYENGRFLMNVHFENEVWKDVVLGLPGIHNAENALAVAAMCKELGLSEAEIRSGLQDFKGVKRRFEYQVRTEKLVYIDDYAHHPTEIAALVSSIRLLYPDKKVVGIFQPHLFSRTRDFEEGFVEELGKLDEAIIMPIYPAREEPIPGVTSDELVRKIGKNASLKTPEQVLEFANSIREGVILTIGAGDIDRIVPQLKQLLEKN; from the coding sequence ATGAAATTGGATAATATTAAACGCTTTTATTTCATAGGCATCGGCGGAATCGGGATGTCGGCACTGGCGCGTTATTTCAAAGCAAAGGGCTTTGATGTGGCCGGTTACGATAAAACGCCTTCACCTTTAACGGATGAATTGCAGGCGGAAGGCATTGCCATCCATTTCGAAGATTTGGGGGAGAACATTCCTGCTGAGTACCAAAACACGGATTCTACCCTAGTTGTTTACACTCCCGCCATTCCAAAAAATATGGGAGAGTTGGTATATGTTCAGAAAAATCATCCCGTTTTAAAACGCAGCGAGGTGCTCGGTTTGATCACGCAAACGAGTAAAGGATTGGGTGTTGCCGGTACACATGGCAAAACAACCACTTCGACTATGTTAGCTTATGTATTGAGTCAGTCGCATTTGAAATGTTCTGCATTTTTGGGAGGAATTTCTTCCAATTTCAATTCGAATGTTTTGGTGAATGCTTCTGCCGACTATTCGGTGATCGAAGCGGATGAATTTGACCGTTCTTTTCTGCGTTTGAAACCCTATGCAAGTATTATTACGGCAATGGACCCGGACCATCTGGATATTTACGGAACTACCGAATCGTTTATTGAAGGGTTCCAGGAATACGCCGATAAGCACAAAGAAAATCAGCTATTGATCTACAAATACGGGCTTCCGCTCAAACAAACCGGATTTCAGGGAATTTCCTATGGAATCGATCAGCCGGATGCGCAAGTATACGGAACCGGATTGCACTATGAAAATGGCCGTTTTTTGATGAATGTTCATTTTGAAAACGAGGTGTGGAAGGATGTGGTTTTAGGTTTGCCGGGAATTCACAATGCAGAAAATGCACTGGCTGTTGCAGCAATGTGCAAAGAATTGGGGCTTTCGGAAGCGGAAATCCGTTCCGGACTGCAGGATTTCAAAGGGGTCAAAAGACGTTTTGAATACCAAGTACGAACGGAGAAGTTGGTTTATATCGACGATTACGCGCATCATCCTACCGAAATTGCGGCACTTGTTTCTTCCATCCGGTTACTTTACCCGGATAAAAAAGTGGTTGGTATTTTTCAGCCGCATTTGTTTTCCCGCACACGGGATTTCGAAGAAGGATTTGTAGAAGAATTGGGGAAATTGGATGAAGCGATCATCATGCCGATCTATCCGGCGCGTGAAGAACCTATTCCGGGAGTTACGAGTGATGAATTGGTACGTAAGATCGGGAA